A single Lactuca sativa cultivar Salinas chromosome 8, Lsat_Salinas_v11, whole genome shotgun sequence DNA region contains:
- the LOC111879001 gene encoding uncharacterized protein LOC111879001, whose product MDEENNIEDVDVDMAEFFLNVDSDVEGACINDGHEPEDMEVINNEEFESLDEGSDQDRERRALIKNLGKEKRCSLGSVHIQSFSVGQKFKSKKELKELIDVHALETRRNLFFKKNDSQRLRAQCRGVVPVINKGQVGTQPSTSKSKGKEVKTQKETCGWYIHASRSNPESDWFIRTLNQTHTCLQTRKLRACTASLIYKKIIDQVQADPKIPLRAIQDHFQKTYQVGISMDKVFRAKDMARKHVTGDYTKQFELLRDYALELQATNPDTTVKIDVCPNGNLASPTRQFRRIYVCLGPLKKGFKAYLRDLVGLDGAFMKGPFPGQVLTAVGLDSNNGIYPLAYAIVESKNTASWKWFLENLGDDLELGSNSNYTFISDRQKGLQIAVDQLFPNAEHRYCIRHIHDNMRKKWGQTEYRDHLWRCASATTIPEFEHLMKEFSEYDKEACQWLKKIPPVQWARSHFSGRVVSDVLMSNMCEVFNGKIEKGRDKPVISCLEFIREYLMKRICNVVKAMKKAKGPLTPTATDILDARKKGASQYIARWNGANKYQVTGALQDQHVVDVRNQTCTCRKWELMGVPCRHAIATLNEMSKDPEAELDIYKWVHKVYWLETWQKAYSFKVEPIKGRPMWPKSNCPTKLIPPPHRTQVGRPKKKRRQSEGERLSKRQKASQGDGVNEMQGEHSQGPKNDGVQKLSRKHISVTYSKCKNKGHNSRTCKGQGGNQYKK is encoded by the exons ATGGATGAGGAGAACAATATAGAAGATGTTGATGTGGACATGGCAGAATTCTTTCTAAATGTTGACAGTGATGTTGAAGGAGCATGTATTAATGATGGTCATGAACCCGAAGATATGGAAGTGATCAACAATGAGGAGTTCGAATCACTGGATGAAGGATCAGACCAAGACAGAGAAAGAAGAGCTCTCATAAAAAATTTGGGAAAAGAAAAAAGGTGCAGCCTTGGGTCAGTACATATACAGTCATTCTCAGTGGGGCAAAAGTTTAAAAGTAAAAAAGAACTAAAGGAGTTAATTGATGTGCACGCACTAGAAACAAGAAGGAATctattctttaaaaaaaatgacaGTCAAAGGCTTAGGGCACAGTGCAGAGGAGTTGTACCTGTCATCAATAAAGGTCAAGTGGGGACTCAACCTTCCACTTCAAAAAGCAAGGGCAAAGAAGTAAAGACACAAAAAGAAACATGTGGTTGGTATATACATGCATCTAGGTCAAACCCCGAATCTGACTGGTTTATAAGGACCTTAAACCAAACTCATACATGCTTACAAACAAGAAAACTCAGAGCTTGTACTGCTTCTTTAATCTACAAGAAAATCATAGATCAAGTTCAGGCAGATCCGAAGATTCCTTTGAGAGCCATACAAGATCACTTTCAAAAGACCTACCAGGTGGGTATTTCGATGGATAAGGTGTTTAGGGCAAAAGATATGGCAAGAAAGCATGTAACTGGGGACTACACAAAACAGTTTGAGTTGTTGAGGGACTATGCTCTTGAACTTCAAGCTACAAACCCAGACACAACGGTCAAAATAGATGTGTGTCCTAATGGCAACCTTGCATCCCCAACAAGGCAGTTTAGAAggatttatgtatgcttgggtccactgaaaaaaggtttcaaagcaTATCTTAGAGACTTAGTAGGTTTGGATGGTGCCTTCATGAAAGGCCCATTCCCTGGTCAGGTTCTTACAGCAGTTGGTCTAGATTCCAACAATGGAATTTATCCCTTGGCCTATGCAATTGTTGAGTCTAAAAACACAGCTAGCTGGAAGTGGTTTTTAGAAAACCTTGGGGATGACTTGGAGCTTGGGAGCAACTCAAACTATACTTTCATAAGTGACAGGCAAAAG GGATTACAAATTGCAGTTGATCAATTGTTTCCCAATGCTGAGCATAGGTACTGTATTAGACATATTCATGACAATATGAGAAAGAAGTGGGGGCAAACTGagtacagggaccatttatggagGTGTGCATCAGCAACCACCATTCCTGAGTTTGAACATTTAATGAAAGAGTTTAGTGAGTATGATAAGGAGGCATGTCAATGGTTAAAGAAAATTCCTCCTGTACAATGGGCAAGGAGTCATTTCTCAG GAAGAGTTGTTTCTGATGTGTTGATGTCAaacatgtgtgaagtgtttaatggGAAGATAGAGAAAGGCAGGGACAAACCTGTAATTTCATGTTTAGAGTTCATTAGGGAGTATCTAATGAAGAGGATATGCAATGTCGTGAAGGCAATGAAGAAGGCTAAAGGTCCACTAACACCTACAGCAACAGACATCCTAGATGCAAGGAAAAAAGGTGCTTCACAATATATTGCTAGGTGGAATGGGGCAAACAAGTATCAAGTCACTGGAGCATTGCAAGATCAACATGTGGTGGATGTTAGGAACCAAACTTGTACTTGCAGAAAGTGGGAATTAATGGGAGTACCTTGCAGGCATGCAATTGCAACTCTGAATGAAATGAGCAAAGACCCTGAGGCTGAGCTTGACATTTACAAGTGGGTACACAAGGTGTATTGGCTAGAGACATGGCAAAAAGCTTATTCATTTAAGGTGGAACCAATTAAAGGGAGACCCATGTGGCCTAAAAGTAATTGTCCAACAAAGCTAATCCCTCCTCCACATCGCACTCAGGTGGGAAGGCCTAAGAAAAAAAGAAGACAAAGTGAGGGTGAAAGGTTAAGCAAAAGGCAGAAGGCAAGTCAAGGTGATGGAGTTAATGAGATGCAAGGAGAACATTCCCAAGGGCCAAAAAATGATGGAGTGCAGAAGCTATCAAGGAAACATATCAGTGTTACTTATAGCAAATGCAAGAATAAGGGACACAACTCTAGGACCTGTAAAGGGCAAGGAGGGAATCAATATAAGAAGTGA